Within the Clostridium scatologenes genome, the region ACCTTTGGCAATTTACTATTTCTTCTCACTCAAATGCTTGTAGTTGTTGCAATCACTGTTTTAATGCAATTTGCTAGAGGTGAAAGCTATTATTTGCAGCCAATTAAGCTTTTAACACCATTTTTAATATTAGCAGTACCAGCTTGCTTTATTACAGCAGTTATAGCAATAATTTTTGAAATCATTCCTTTTCTAAGGAACTCTTTTGGAAATGTAGTATACTTCTTTACCTGGTCTGGAATAATCATATATTCTATTCAAAACAGAACCTCTACTTTAGCAGATGTTTTTGGAATGAATACTGCTGCCAAAATAATATCAGAACAATTAAAGCATACTTTTAAAGAATTTGCTAATATAGATTCTTTCAGTCTTGGCACAAGTGGACCTCTTCATGGAAATATTAAAACTTTTATGATGAACAATGTAAACATTGGTTTAAACATATTATTCCAAAGATTATTTTGGATTTTTATAGGAATCCTTTTACTTTTTTTAGCCTCCATGTTTTTCAAAAGTAATTCTCTTATTAGAACAAAACCATCTACAATAGCTAATAAGCTTACAAAAGAAACAAAATATATTCCTTGTAAAAAAACAGTTTTGACTGAGATTTTTGAAAACAAAACTTATATGAATAACCTCAGCATACTAAAAAGCAATCTTAAAATTATAGTTGTTTCACCTAGTTTATACTGGTATGCAGCCATCATTTTCTGCTCTATAGGAATATTTTTTGCAGATGGTGATAAATTAAATAATTTTTTAATTCCCATGATATGGATTTTGCCTGTTTTCATATGGTCTAAATTAGCTACTGTTCAAAGAGCTTTTAATATGGAAGATTATCTTTTGACTTATAAAAACTATAGAAATACGGAGCCTTTAAATTCAGCTGCTGCTGGAATTTTATTTACTGTATTTATAAATATAGCTGTTATACTAAAGTTTTTGATGCTGCATAACTTTTTAGGAATTTTTTATATTTTAATTGGAGCTTTCTTTGTAAATACCTTAGGAATTTTTATTGGAAACATTGCTGGAAATTCTACTGCCTTTGAAATAACTTATATTATTTTATGGTACCTGGGTATATTAAATAGCCTATCAAGTTTAGATTTTCTTGGACTTACCCCAAAGTCTGCAATGTTCCATATTCCAGTTATATTTTTAGTTATTGGAGCTTGTTTGACGGCGGCTTCAATAGTGATTAAAAATATCAGACTTAAAAGTTATTAGATATCCTACATTTTTTATAATTAATTCTTAAAAACAATAGATATTGATTATTATACAGTATAAACATAAGTATTATGAGTAGGACATAAAATGGTAGGGCATCATAAAGACATATGAAATTTTAAGGAGGAAATATAATGAAAATAGTTGTCATAGGTTGTACCCATGCTGGAACTGCTGCTGTGGTAAACTGCTCTAAATTATATCCAGATGCAAAAATAACTGTATATGAGAGAAATGATACAATTTCATTTTTATCTTGTGGAATAGCATTATATGTAGCAGGAATAGTAAAAGATCCTAAGGGATTGTTTTATAGTTCACCAGAAAAATTAGCGGAATTAGGAGTATCCACTAAAATGTCTCATGACGTAGTATCCGTTGACATAGATGAAAAAAAACTTAAGGTTCGTAATTTAAAATCAAAAGAAGAGTTTGAAGATACCTTTGATAAATTAATAGTAACAACTGGTTCATGGCCAATACTTCCTAAGGTTGATGGAAGCAATTTAGAAAATATATTGATATCCAAAAATTATTACCACTCAAACACTATAATTGAAAAATCTCAAAAAGCCAACAATATAGTGGTTATAGGCGCAGGGTATATAGGTGTTGAACTGGTAGAAGCCTTTGAGATGAATAATAAAAAGGTAACGCTAATTGATAGTCAGGATCGTATTTTAAGTAAATATTTAGATAAAGAATTTACAGACAAAGCAGAAAAAGCTTTGTCAGACCACAACATAAAGATGGCCTTGAATGAAACAGTTATAAGATTTGAGGGTGTAGATGGAAAAGTTTCAAAAGTAATTACAAATAAAGGTCAATATGAAGCAGATTTAGTTATACTCTCTATTGGTTTCAAACCAAGCACAGAACTATTTAAAGGACAGCTTGA harbors:
- a CDS encoding FAD-dependent oxidoreductase yields the protein MKIVVIGCTHAGTAAVVNCSKLYPDAKITVYERNDTISFLSCGIALYVAGIVKDPKGLFYSSPEKLAELGVSTKMSHDVVSVDIDEKKLKVRNLKSKEEFEDTFDKLIVTTGSWPILPKVDGSNLENILISKNYYHSNTIIEKSQKANNIVVIGAGYIGVELVEAFEMNNKKVTLIDSQDRILSKYLDKEFTDKAEKALSDHNIKMALNETVIRFEGVDGKVSKVITNKGQYEADLVILSIGFKPSTELFKGQLEMLGNGAIVVDEYMHTSKEDIYAAGDSCAVKYNPIGKQEYIPLATNAVRMGTLVARNLVKPTTKYMSTQGTSGIKIYDYNIASTGLTENSAKTYGIDVKTVMVEDNYRPEFMPTYDLAQLKVVYEKDSRTILGAQIVSKADLTQSINTMSVCIQNKMTIDELAFVDFFFQPHYNKPWNLLNLAGLSADNTQK